The proteins below come from a single Rhinoraja longicauda isolate Sanriku21f chromosome 5, sRhiLon1.1, whole genome shotgun sequence genomic window:
- the LOC144594059 gene encoding nuclear receptor subfamily 0 group B member 2-like, protein MACVSQSVSFDKCFCGQGSHSSILYSILNKDYPKETSCWHYQHHHRLSAFGCSCEFRRKVVLKTPELTCRVASEVLLKTLNFIKNLPSFCHLPEEDQVLLVQNCWAPLFVLGLAQERVDFEVVEAVTPSLLRRILLNQKAMDGQNQETDLSSSTLAEVQRVKLFLLKFWSMDISTKEYAYLKGITLFNPDVSSLRTPHYILALQQEAQQTLNEFIGMMYNGDQMRFAQILLTLSALRTVSTASVTELFFRPVLGKVNMNELLLEMLCAKLN, encoded by the exons ATGGCTTGTGTATCTCAATCAGTAAGTTTTGATAAATGTTTTTGCGGACAGGGATCGCACAGCAGTATACTCTACAGTATTCTCAACAAAGATTATCCCAAGGAAACGAGCTGCTGGCATTATCAGCATCACCATCGGCTTTCAGCTTTCGGCTGCTCCTGTGAATTCAGGAGAAAAGTGGTTCTCAAAACACCAGAGCTCACTTGCAGAGTGGCCTCGGAGGTACTGCTAAAGACACTGAATTTTATTAAGAACTTGCCCTCCTTTTGTCATCTGCCTGAGGAAGACCAGGTCCTGCTGGTGCAGAATTGCTGGGCTCCACTCTTTGTCCTGGGCTTAGCTCAGGAGAGGGTGGACTTTGAGGTGGTTGAAGCCGTGACACCCAGCCTGCTGAGAAGGATTCTCTTAAACCAGAAGGCAATGGACGGCCAGAATCAGGAGACAGACCTGAGCAGCTCAACTCTAGCAGAAGTTCAAAGAGTTAAGTTATTTCTTCTGAAGTTCTGGAGCATGGACATCAGCACCAAAGAGTATGCATATCTCAAAGGCATCACTCTTTTCAACCCAG ATGTCTCTAGTTTAAGAACACCTCATTACATACTCGCCTTGCAACAAGAAGCCCAGCAAACGCTGAACGAATTCATCGGCATGATGTACAATGGAGATCAGATGAGGTTCGCTCAAATTCTATTGACCCTCTCCGCTCTCCGGACAGTCAGCACGGCTTCTGTCACTGAACTATTTTTCAGACCGGTCCTGGGCAAAGTGAACATGAATGAGCTGCTTCTGGAGATGCTCTGTGCAAAGCTGAATTAA